GACGCTTGTGCGTGCGGATCTCAAATTGCTCTCTGGATTTTTTATCAACGTGAGTCGATCGCTGCACAGTAAACTTCTCAATTCGAGTTGGCAATGGAATCGGACCCACTACCCTTGCACCACTGCGCCTGACCGTTTCGACAATCTCCACTACAGACTGATCAAGCACGCGATAATCGAATCCGCGCAACCTGATACGAATTCTTTGATCGACTTTCACGCTCAACTCCTCACATGCCGGTCAGACGACCGAAACATCACTATGCTAGAATTTCCGTGACTACCCCG
This Nitrospira sp. DNA region includes the following protein-coding sequences:
- the rpsJ gene encoding 30S ribosomal protein S10, whose translation is MKVDQRIRIRLRGFDYRVLDQSVVEIVETVRRSGARVVGPIPLPTRIEKFTVQRSTHVDKKSREQFEIRTHKRLLDIMEPTPETMDSLMKLNLAAGVDVEIKL